Proteins encoded by one window of Cyanobium sp. NS01:
- a CDS encoding ABC-2 family transporter protein, producing the protein MRGLWRPRRTWRIARALLVTQYAYMLEYRAEIALWALSGVLPLIMLGVWSGAEANGASGLDPIQLRRYFLAAFLVRQFSVVWLIHVFEEDTLQGKLSPLLLQPLLPLWRYLAAHVAEQGTRVPFVALMLLPLALLLPGGLWLPPAPQLLLGLVAIGAAFLLRFLLQTVVAMACFWTERAAALDRLLLIPYLFLSGLVAPLDSFPPGLRRLALATPFPWMVDFPARLLAGLPVSAPLGFATIAAWCALLLPIAAFLWRRGLRRYSSMGA; encoded by the coding sequence ATGAGGGGCCTATGGCGCCCGCGACGGACCTGGCGCATCGCCCGGGCCCTGCTCGTGACCCAGTACGCCTACATGCTCGAGTACCGGGCCGAAATCGCCCTCTGGGCGCTCTCGGGCGTGCTGCCGCTGATCATGCTGGGGGTGTGGAGCGGCGCTGAGGCCAATGGCGCCTCCGGGCTGGATCCGATCCAGCTGCGCCGCTATTTCCTGGCCGCCTTTCTGGTGCGCCAGTTCAGCGTGGTGTGGCTGATCCACGTGTTCGAAGAGGACACCCTGCAGGGCAAGCTGTCACCCCTGCTGCTGCAACCCCTGCTGCCGTTGTGGCGCTATCTGGCCGCCCACGTGGCCGAGCAGGGCACCCGGGTGCCATTCGTGGCCCTGATGCTGCTGCCCCTGGCCCTGCTGCTGCCCGGCGGGCTGTGGCTGCCCCCGGCCCCGCAGTTGCTGCTCGGCCTGGTGGCGATCGGGGCCGCCTTCCTGCTGCGCTTCCTGCTGCAGACCGTGGTGGCGATGGCCTGCTTCTGGACCGAGCGCGCCGCCGCCCTGGATCGGCTGCTGCTGATTCCCTACCTGTTTCTCTCCGGCCTGGTGGCCCCCCTCGACAGCTTCCCTCCGGGCCTGCGACGGCTGGCCCTCGCCACCCCCTTCCCCTGGATGGTCGACTTCCCGGCCCGGCTGCTGGCGGGGTTGCCGGTGTCGGCCCCACTGGGCTTCGCCACCATTGCCGCCTGGTGCGCCCTGTTGCTGCCGATCGCCGCCTTCCTCTGGCGCCGGGGATTGAGGCGCTATTCCTCCATGGGGGCCTGA
- a CDS encoding ABC transporter permease — protein MTTPLLASRLGRYRRSLGRFWATALSAELEYPANFWIEALSVLGNLAGSVFVLGLLFGGPQRQSTANLGGWSWDEALVVLGLYTVLDGFTTSLLQPNLSRIVGHVQNGSLDFVLLKPLDSQFWLSTRMISPWGLPGILAGFALCGWAAARAGASWTPLGLALSAALLVASAVILYSLWFVLAALSIWFVKVWNATEVLRYTLVAGRYPVTAYPQALRLVFTFVLPVAFLTTVPAEAVLGRGEPLWVVGGLAMATATFLGSRWFWRYALRHYTSASS, from the coding sequence ATGACGACACCCCTGCTCGCCTCCAGGCTCGGGCGCTACCGGCGCAGCCTGGGCCGCTTCTGGGCCACGGCCCTGAGCGCTGAGCTCGAATACCCGGCCAACTTCTGGATCGAGGCCCTCTCGGTGCTCGGCAACCTGGCCGGCAGTGTGTTCGTGCTGGGGCTGCTGTTCGGAGGGCCGCAGCGGCAGAGCACCGCCAACCTGGGCGGCTGGAGCTGGGATGAGGCCCTGGTGGTGCTGGGCCTCTACACCGTGCTGGATGGCTTCACCACCAGCCTGCTGCAGCCCAACCTGAGCCGCATCGTGGGGCATGTGCAGAACGGCAGCCTCGACTTCGTGCTGTTGAAACCCCTGGACAGCCAGTTCTGGCTCTCCACCCGCATGATCTCGCCCTGGGGCCTACCGGGGATCCTGGCCGGTTTCGCTCTGTGCGGCTGGGCAGCCGCCCGGGCCGGGGCCAGTTGGACTCCCCTGGGGCTGGCCCTCAGTGCCGCCCTGCTGGTGGCCAGCGCCGTGATCCTCTACAGCCTCTGGTTCGTGCTGGCGGCCCTCAGCATCTGGTTCGTGAAGGTGTGGAACGCCACCGAGGTGCTGCGCTACACCCTGGTGGCCGGCCGCTATCCGGTGACGGCCTACCCCCAGGCCCTGCGGCTGGTGTTCACCTTTGTGCTGCCCGTGGCCTTCCTCACCACGGTGCCGGCCGAGGCAGTGCTCGGGAGAGGAGAGCCCCTGTGGGTGGTGGGCGGCCTGGCCATGGCGACGGCCACCTTCCTGGGCAGCCGCTGGTTCTGGCGCTACGCCCTGCGCCACTACACCAGCGCCTCCAGTTGA
- a CDS encoding glucose-6-phosphate isomerase, with amino-acid sequence MPADFDGSSPATQWSRFCDLLWYHDGLGVWLDVSRMALNQADLSRLAPGFASAFTAMAALEGGAIANPDEQRMVGHYWLRAPELAPDAATADHIAAEIDQIEAFGAGVLSGSLQAPGGVPFSDVLWIGIGGSGLGPLLVIEALQQEGCGLPFHFIDNVDPQGISRTLARLGERLRTSLVIVVSKSGGTPEPRIAMEQVRERLGSLGGHWAQQAVAVTMVGSRLDSLAVQEQWLARFDMFDWVGGRTSITSAVGLLPAALVGADLRAFLDGAAQMDAATRCPELEANPAALMAAAWHVAGHGRGQRDMVLLPYRDRLAVFSRYLQQLVMESLGKRLDRDGQVVNQGIAVYGNKGSTDQHAYVQQLRDGVDNFFVTFIEALDDPADLPALNGECPGDVLEGFLQGTRTALMESGRQSLSITLRRFDARSLGVLVALFERAVGFYAELVNINAYDQPGVEAGKLAAASILELQGRLHELLADGQPRSLEQMRQALEVPSAEPLFWILRHLCANQPGYVVEGDWGRPEELVVAQPDQLEALV; translated from the coding sequence ATGCCTGCCGACTTCGATGGTTCCAGCCCCGCCACCCAGTGGAGCCGTTTCTGTGACCTGCTCTGGTATCACGATGGCCTGGGAGTCTGGCTCGATGTGAGTCGGATGGCCCTGAACCAGGCCGACCTCAGCCGCCTGGCGCCAGGTTTCGCCTCGGCCTTCACGGCGATGGCGGCCCTGGAGGGGGGCGCCATCGCCAACCCCGATGAGCAGAGGATGGTGGGCCATTACTGGCTGCGGGCCCCCGAGCTGGCACCGGATGCCGCCACCGCCGATCACATCGCCGCCGAGATCGACCAGATCGAGGCCTTCGGCGCCGGGGTGCTCTCCGGCAGCCTGCAGGCCCCCGGAGGGGTGCCCTTCAGCGATGTGCTCTGGATCGGCATCGGCGGCTCGGGTCTTGGCCCCCTGCTGGTGATCGAGGCCCTGCAACAGGAGGGCTGCGGCCTGCCCTTCCACTTCATCGACAACGTCGATCCCCAGGGCATCAGCCGCACCCTGGCCCGGCTCGGGGAGCGCCTGCGTACCTCCCTGGTGATCGTGGTGAGCAAGTCCGGCGGCACGCCCGAGCCGCGCATCGCCATGGAGCAGGTGCGCGAACGGCTGGGCAGCCTCGGCGGCCACTGGGCCCAGCAGGCCGTGGCGGTGACCATGGTGGGCAGCCGTCTGGACAGCCTTGCCGTGCAGGAGCAGTGGCTGGCCCGCTTCGACATGTTCGACTGGGTGGGGGGCCGCACCAGCATCACCAGCGCCGTGGGGCTGCTGCCCGCCGCCCTGGTGGGGGCCGATCTGCGCGCCTTCCTCGATGGCGCCGCCCAGATGGATGCCGCCACCCGCTGCCCCGAGCTGGAGGCGAACCCCGCGGCCCTGATGGCAGCCGCCTGGCACGTGGCCGGCCATGGCCGCGGTCAGCGCGACATGGTGCTCCTGCCCTACCGCGACCGGCTGGCCGTGTTCAGCCGCTACCTGCAGCAGCTGGTGATGGAGAGCCTCGGCAAGCGTCTCGATCGCGACGGCCAGGTGGTGAACCAGGGCATCGCCGTGTACGGCAACAAGGGCTCCACCGACCAGCACGCCTATGTGCAGCAGCTGCGCGATGGCGTGGACAACTTCTTCGTGACCTTCATCGAGGCCCTCGACGACCCCGCTGACCTTCCCGCCCTCAACGGCGAGTGCCCCGGGGACGTGCTGGAGGGGTTCCTGCAGGGCACTCGCACGGCCCTGATGGAGAGCGGCCGCCAGAGCCTCTCGATCACCCTGCGCCGCTTCGATGCCCGCAGCCTGGGCGTGCTGGTGGCCCTGTTCGAGCGCGCCGTGGGCTTCTACGCCGAACTGGTGAACATCAACGCCTACGACCAACCCGGCGTGGAGGCCGGCAAGCTGGCCGCCGCCTCGATCCTGGAACTGCAGGGCCGCCTGCATGAGCTGCTCGCCGATGGCCAGCCCCGCAGCCTGGAGCAGATGCGCCAGGCCCTGGAGGTGCCCTCCGCCGAGCCGCTGTTCTGGATCCTGCGCCACCTCTGCGCCAACCAGCCCGGTTACGTCGTGGAGGGCGACTGGGGCCGCCCCGAGGAACTCGTGGTGGCCCAGCCCGATCAACTGGAGGCGCTGGTGTAG
- a CDS encoding ATP-binding cassette domain-containing protein, with amino-acid sequence MPIIDVRQLRKHYRVAEKRPGLRGTLEHLVQRRHRDVPAVQGVSFQIEPGEMVGFLGPNGAGKTTTLKMLTGLIHPSGGSVQVAGCVPFQRQERFLQQITLVMGNRQQLIWDLPALDSLRVNAAVYGIDDSTAEHRIAELAEMLELGSELRRPVRKLSLGQRMKAELLAALLHRPAVLFLDEPTLGLDVNAQARVREFLADYNRRTGATVLLTSHDMGDITALCPRVLLIHQGRLFHDGSLERLTQDLAPHRQVRLELQQLQPAGCFEAYGLVDEHQGHHVRLRIPRQQLTEQVAALLSRFEVSDLEVADPPIDELIGGLFRREAGR; translated from the coding sequence ATGCCGATCATCGACGTGCGCCAGTTGAGGAAGCATTACCGGGTGGCCGAGAAGCGCCCGGGGCTGCGCGGCACCCTGGAGCACCTGGTGCAGAGGCGCCACCGAGATGTGCCGGCCGTGCAGGGGGTGAGCTTCCAGATCGAACCCGGCGAAATGGTGGGCTTCCTGGGCCCGAACGGCGCCGGCAAGACCACCACCCTCAAGATGCTCACCGGCCTGATCCACCCCAGCGGCGGCTCCGTGCAGGTGGCGGGCTGTGTGCCCTTCCAGCGCCAGGAGCGCTTCCTGCAGCAGATCACCCTGGTGATGGGCAACCGCCAGCAGCTGATCTGGGATCTGCCGGCCCTGGACAGCTTACGCGTCAATGCCGCCGTCTACGGCATCGATGACAGCACCGCCGAGCATCGCATCGCTGAGCTGGCCGAGATGCTGGAGCTGGGCAGCGAACTGCGCCGTCCGGTGCGCAAGCTCTCCCTCGGGCAGCGGATGAAGGCCGAGCTGCTGGCGGCGCTGCTGCATCGGCCGGCCGTGCTCTTTCTCGATGAGCCCACCCTCGGCCTCGACGTCAACGCCCAGGCCCGCGTGCGGGAGTTCCTCGCCGACTACAACCGCCGCACCGGTGCCACGGTGCTGCTCACCAGCCACGACATGGGTGACATCACGGCGCTGTGTCCGCGGGTGCTGCTGATTCACCAGGGCCGGCTGTTCCACGACGGCTCATTGGAGCGGCTCACCCAGGACCTTGCCCCCCACCGCCAGGTGCGCCTGGAGCTGCAGCAGCTGCAGCCGGCCGGCTGCTTCGAGGCCTACGGCCTGGTGGACGAGCACCAGGGCCACCATGTGCGGCTGCGCATCCCGCGCCAGCAGCTCACGGAGCAGGTGGCCGCCCTGCTCAGCCGCTTCGAGGTGAGCGATCTGGAGGTGGCCGACCCCCCGATCGACGAGCTGATCGGCGGGCTGTTCCGCCGCGAGGCCGGCCGATGA
- a CDS encoding DUF819 family protein → MLLSLLLIALLTGAGWWLAEATAIGRQLGTTLLVLFLGLLTTNLFGWKAEAAAEAVVTGPLTSLAIALLLLAVDLRRVWPGAQRLLQPFATAVLAAVLGTGLGAWLLGGRLGADLPALSGLFTATFSGGSLNFVSVARTLQPPEGLVLVATAADHVVFSLWFLISLALGRRHRAHPAESLSATAGAEHSASPEQIASSAAWEPTSARPRDLLSRAGGVALLWGVVIVVISEAATGVLQNWWPGAPGILVLTSIALAAAQLPALSQLRLSYPLGLLLIQPFFTVIGLNSPVQGLLGEGRWVFALASLIVAVQALVVLLVGRWRHWGLADSLVGCQAAVGGPSTALALAGALQRPDLALPSVAIGLLGYVVGTYLGLVMAGLLAG, encoded by the coding sequence ATGCTGCTCTCGTTGCTGCTGATCGCCCTGCTCACCGGGGCTGGCTGGTGGCTGGCCGAGGCCACCGCGATCGGCCGTCAGCTGGGCACCACCCTGTTGGTGCTGTTCCTTGGCCTGCTCACCACCAACCTCTTCGGCTGGAAGGCCGAGGCGGCGGCCGAAGCCGTGGTGACAGGGCCGCTCACCTCCCTCGCCATCGCCCTGTTGCTGCTGGCGGTGGATCTGCGCCGGGTGTGGCCCGGGGCGCAGCGGCTGCTGCAGCCCTTCGCCACGGCGGTGCTGGCGGCCGTGCTGGGCACCGGCCTGGGGGCATGGCTGCTGGGCGGGCGGCTCGGTGCCGATCTGCCGGCCCTCAGCGGTCTGTTCACGGCCACCTTCAGCGGCGGCAGCCTCAACTTCGTGTCGGTGGCCCGCACCCTGCAGCCCCCTGAGGGCCTGGTGCTGGTGGCCACCGCCGCCGACCATGTGGTGTTCAGCCTCTGGTTTCTGATCAGCCTGGCCCTGGGACGCCGCCACAGAGCTCACCCAGCCGAATCCCTCAGCGCCACAGCCGGCGCCGAGCACTCGGCCAGTCCTGAACAGATCGCCAGCTCCGCAGCCTGGGAGCCCACCAGTGCCCGCCCCCGCGACCTCCTGAGCCGGGCCGGCGGCGTGGCCCTGCTCTGGGGGGTGGTGATCGTGGTGATCAGCGAGGCGGCCACAGGCGTCCTCCAGAACTGGTGGCCCGGCGCCCCCGGCATCCTGGTGCTCACCAGCATCGCCCTGGCGGCGGCCCAGCTACCGGCCCTGTCCCAGTTGCGGCTCAGCTATCCGCTGGGGCTGCTGCTGATCCAGCCTTTCTTCACCGTGATCGGTCTCAATTCACCCGTGCAGGGCCTGCTGGGGGAAGGCCGCTGGGTGTTTGCCCTGGCCAGCCTGATCGTGGCCGTGCAGGCGCTGGTCGTGCTGCTGGTGGGCCGCTGGCGGCACTGGGGACTGGCCGACAGCCTCGTGGGCTGCCAGGCCGCCGTGGGTGGCCCCAGCACCGCCCTGGCCCTGGCCGGCGCCCTCCAGCGCCCCGATCTGGCCCTGCCGAGCGTGGCGATCGGCCTGCTGGGCTATGTGGTGGGCACCTACCTGGGCCTGGTGATGGCAGGCCTGCTGGCGGGCTAG
- the cutA gene encoding divalent-cation tolerance protein CutA, whose product MTGSIDQEQQLLTIHTTVANLDDARQLARRVVAGRLAACAQLQPIDSLYFWKGELVEEQEIRISFKTSRGQQPALMELIREAHPYELPEISTTPLQDVDPAYRRWLIEQVQPSGAPAPAQEPKKEPEQEPKSPWQSDPIAER is encoded by the coding sequence ATGACGGGATCAATCGACCAGGAGCAACAGCTGCTCACCATTCACACCACCGTGGCCAACCTGGACGACGCCAGGCAGCTGGCGCGCCGGGTGGTGGCGGGAAGGCTGGCCGCCTGCGCCCAGCTGCAGCCGATCGACAGCCTCTACTTCTGGAAGGGCGAACTGGTTGAGGAGCAGGAGATCCGCATCAGTTTCAAGACCAGCAGGGGGCAGCAGCCGGCCCTGATGGAGCTGATCCGGGAGGCACACCCCTACGAGCTGCCGGAGATCTCCACCACCCCGCTGCAGGATGTCGATCCGGCCTATCGGCGCTGGCTGATCGAGCAGGTCCAGCCCTCAGGGGCGCCGGCTCCAGCACAGGAACCGAAGAAGGAGCCGGAGCAGGAGCCAAAGAGCCCCTGGCAATCCGATCCCATCGCCGAACGGTAG
- a CDS encoding helicase DnaB: MRPLGGGVRLRRRFGVLAALGLALLSPAGRLEPQSPLLIDPGLSGSVNTPDGGTQADPLQFSASELQELQRRFGVHGPQPRLAQLFTEGIDQFEPLRSHALGRLEELRPVILSESARHHINPMLVTAVLFDEMRHAKPGEDLPLAAHSGLFSTHGPAQLGLGEMVHQGLLEADASDEQVMEARRQLLDPEQNVRLLVGKFARLSHDLDFPTDRVLQASASPREAKALATLAYLHNGKLDYHRRILRSMQDPELHALLYGQRRPALSPLI; this comes from the coding sequence ATGAGGCCCCTCGGGGGAGGGGTGCGGCTGAGGCGGCGGTTCGGCGTGCTGGCGGCCCTCGGCTTGGCCCTGCTCAGTCCGGCGGGGCGCTTGGAGCCCCAGTCGCCGCTGCTGATCGATCCGGGCCTGAGCGGCAGCGTCAACACGCCCGATGGCGGCACCCAGGCCGATCCGCTGCAGTTTTCGGCCAGTGAGCTGCAGGAGCTGCAGCGCCGTTTCGGTGTGCATGGCCCCCAGCCCCGCCTGGCCCAGCTGTTCACCGAGGGCATCGACCAGTTCGAGCCCCTGCGCAGCCATGCCCTGGGGAGGCTGGAGGAACTGCGGCCGGTGATTCTGAGCGAGTCGGCCCGCCACCACATCAACCCGATGCTGGTGACGGCCGTGTTGTTCGATGAGATGCGCCACGCCAAGCCAGGGGAAGATCTGCCCCTGGCGGCCCACTCCGGCCTGTTCAGCACCCATGGGCCCGCTCAGCTGGGCCTCGGCGAGATGGTGCACCAGGGGCTCCTGGAGGCCGACGCCTCCGACGAGCAGGTGATGGAGGCGCGTCGTCAGTTGCTCGATCCAGAACAGAACGTGCGCCTGCTCGTGGGCAAGTTCGCCCGCCTCAGCCACGATCTGGACTTCCCCACCGACCGCGTGCTCCAGGCCAGTGCCAGTCCCCGTGAGGCCAAGGCCCTGGCCACCCTCGCCTACCTGCACAACGGCAAGCTCGACTATCACCGCCGCATCCTGCGCTCGATGCAGGATCCGGAACTGCACGCCCTGCTCTACGGCCAACGCCGGCCGGCCCTCTCGCCCCTGATCTGA
- a CDS encoding M61 family metallopeptidase: MSSPAPACPRFQLDLSQPSSHLVGVRLQHTPRRPQLRFALPAWTPGSYLIRDYVRQLEGLELHQGGQALPLRRVGTSQWQVALPSLEPVEIRYRILATELTVRTCHLDGDHGFLALAAVVLELEGERWSPQTLELRLPPQWQAFVPLPEDPSGGWRATSFDQLVDTPVEVGPHRCHQFSVAGVPHRWVSWGRTLSGEDLPSPAPRWLGDVERVCLACCRLMGVERPAAAAYLFVLHLNANGYGGLEHDSSTVLQFGRRRLAQPAGRRKLLQLVAHEYLHQWNVRRLRPAELSPYDYGQAVVIPTLWFAEGITSYVDQLLPHSAGLCSAAEVLDDLGADLSRYLLTPGRAVQSLRQSGEEAWVKLYRADADAPNNQISYYLKGAVLALALDLHLRRVGSGLPVVLRQLWRRLGCVGRGYRETDLLEAFAAQAPDLQALLPAWLEGLEDPPLAAYLADVGLSLQPRSQSGAWVGWRLKSGTGGLTLQRVVRDSPAQQAGLMVGDELLALHGWRLHQPDDVAQLLQPEAALSTAEAGIPLLYARDGQVKTTLLRPASPAIEAWDLKPDAEADAASLDRRHRWLSLELP, translated from the coding sequence GTGTCGTCGCCTGCCCCAGCCTGCCCTCGCTTTCAGCTCGATCTCAGTCAGCCCAGCAGCCACCTGGTGGGGGTGAGGCTGCAGCACACGCCCCGGCGCCCGCAGCTGCGCTTCGCGCTGCCGGCCTGGACGCCCGGCTCCTACCTGATTCGCGACTACGTGCGGCAGCTGGAGGGTCTGGAGCTGCACCAGGGGGGGCAGGCCCTGCCTCTGCGCCGCGTCGGCACCAGCCAGTGGCAGGTGGCGCTGCCCAGTCTGGAACCGGTGGAGATCCGCTACCGGATCCTGGCCACCGAGCTCACGGTGCGCACCTGCCACCTCGACGGCGATCACGGCTTTCTGGCCCTGGCCGCCGTGGTGCTCGAGCTGGAGGGGGAGCGCTGGAGCCCCCAGACCCTGGAGCTGCGGCTGCCGCCGCAGTGGCAGGCCTTTGTTCCCCTGCCTGAGGACCCCTCCGGCGGCTGGCGGGCCACCAGCTTCGATCAGCTGGTGGACACGCCGGTGGAGGTGGGGCCTCACCGCTGTCACCAGTTCAGCGTGGCCGGGGTCCCCCATCGCTGGGTGAGCTGGGGCCGCACTCTTTCAGGGGAGGATCTGCCCTCGCCGGCCCCCCGCTGGCTGGGGGATGTTGAACGGGTGTGTCTGGCCTGCTGCCGCCTGATGGGGGTGGAGCGGCCTGCCGCCGCTGCCTATCTGTTCGTGCTTCATCTGAACGCGAATGGCTATGGCGGCCTTGAGCACGACAGCAGCACGGTGCTGCAGTTCGGCCGGCGCCGCCTGGCGCAGCCTGCGGGGCGCCGCAAGCTGCTGCAGCTGGTGGCCCACGAATACCTGCACCAGTGGAACGTGCGGCGGCTGCGGCCGGCCGAGCTCAGTCCCTACGACTACGGCCAGGCTGTGGTGATCCCCACGCTCTGGTTTGCCGAGGGCATCACCAGCTACGTGGACCAGCTCCTGCCCCACAGCGCCGGGCTGTGCAGCGCCGCTGAGGTGCTCGACGATCTCGGCGCCGATCTCAGCCGCTATCTGCTCACCCCGGGCCGGGCCGTGCAGAGCCTGCGTCAGAGCGGCGAGGAGGCCTGGGTGAAGCTCTACCGCGCTGACGCTGATGCCCCCAACAATCAGATCAGCTACTACCTCAAGGGGGCGGTGCTGGCCCTGGCGCTCGACCTGCACCTGCGCCGCGTCGGCAGTGGGCTGCCGGTGGTGCTGCGCCAGCTCTGGCGCCGGCTCGGCTGCGTGGGCCGGGGCTACCGCGAAACCGATCTGCTGGAGGCCTTCGCCGCCCAGGCCCCGGATCTGCAGGCCCTGCTGCCGGCGTGGCTGGAGGGGTTGGAGGATCCCCCCCTGGCCGCCTATCTGGCCGATGTGGGACTCAGCCTCCAGCCCCGCAGCCAGAGTGGCGCCTGGGTGGGGTGGCGGCTGAAGAGTGGCACAGGGGGCTTGACGTTGCAGCGCGTTGTGCGGGACTCTCCTGCCCAGCAGGCTGGACTGATGGTGGGCGATGAATTGCTGGCCCTGCACGGGTGGCGCCTCCATCAACCAGACGACGTGGCCCAGCTGCTGCAGCCCGAGGCTGCCCTGAGCACGGCTGAAGCCGGCATCCCGCTGCTCTATGCCCGCGATGGCCAGGTGAAAACCACCCTGTTGAGACCAGCCTCCCCCGCCATTGAGGCCTGGGACCTCAAGCCAGACGCCGAGGCGGACGCGGCCAGCCTGGACCGCCGCCATCGCTGGCTGTCCCTGGAGCTGCCGTGA
- a CDS encoding DUF4079 domain-containing protein — protein sequence MTTTDWLWVLHPALAVVLVYPLLGLVLRLAQQTRQRRVQKLKLPPSVGGEHVDFGRWLAAAVVGIELLAMVVVISTKQPSALTPGRSGLLLLVLAGTVAALVALWRAKEAIYRASFALLCWAGVIGLGLQPEVWRLSDNPLDPAFWQSHFWGGMGLTGLMLFSVAARPEILRQLRWRRLHITANVIAALIFVAQGISGPRDLLEIPLSWQKSVVYACDFTNKVCPPPAPAPAPQP from the coding sequence ATGACAACGACGGACTGGCTCTGGGTGTTGCATCCCGCCCTGGCGGTGGTGCTGGTGTACCCCCTGCTCGGCCTGGTGCTGCGCCTGGCCCAGCAGACCCGCCAGCGGCGCGTGCAGAAACTGAAGCTGCCCCCCAGCGTGGGCGGCGAGCATGTGGACTTCGGCCGCTGGTTGGCGGCGGCGGTGGTGGGCATCGAACTGCTGGCGATGGTGGTGGTGATCAGCACCAAGCAGCCCTCGGCACTCACGCCCGGCCGCAGCGGCCTGTTGCTCCTCGTGCTGGCTGGCACCGTGGCGGCGTTGGTGGCGCTCTGGCGTGCCAAGGAGGCGATCTACCGGGCCAGCTTCGCCCTGCTCTGCTGGGCCGGCGTGATTGGTCTGGGCCTGCAGCCGGAGGTGTGGCGCCTCAGTGACAATCCCCTCGATCCGGCCTTCTGGCAATCCCACTTCTGGGGCGGCATGGGGCTCACCGGCCTGATGCTGTTCTCAGTGGCGGCCCGGCCTGAGATTCTGCGGCAACTGCGCTGGCGGCGGCTGCACATCACGGCCAATGTGATCGCGGCGCTGATTTTCGTGGCCCAGGGCATCAGCGGCCCGCGGGATCTGCTGGAGATTCCGCTCAGCTGGCAGAAGTCGGTTGTCTATGCCTGTGACTTCACCAACAAGGTGTGTCCACCGCCGGCACCAGCGCCGGCGCCCCAGCCCTGA
- a CDS encoding N-acetylmuramoyl-L-alanine amidase has translation MNLRQRPYMVAGVAASGVLLLAGIGWLAATLGGASAGDPSQATLMELLEEVRSPPMAPRAGRRNAPAPPAPSDWTSPLAGGTCAGSGSADSPRLRAQLERLRTAPLRLRIDPSNYGTRFNRDAFGNPLDPTPRVVILHETVFGIGSAINTFLTPHPRDEDQVSYHAVIGLDGKTVLLLDPSSRAFGAGNSAFRGQWVVTNPDFNGSVNNFALHVSLETPLDGEDTGPSHSGYTPAQYDALAVLLADWMERFPISPDHITTHQAVDLGGERMDPRSFDWQALKTRLSALQAFCDRPATTTALN, from the coding sequence GTGAACCTGCGCCAGCGTCCTTACATGGTGGCCGGCGTCGCGGCCTCGGGTGTGCTTCTTCTCGCCGGCATCGGCTGGCTCGCAGCCACCCTGGGCGGCGCCTCGGCTGGAGACCCCAGCCAGGCCACCCTGATGGAACTGCTGGAGGAGGTGCGCTCGCCCCCCATGGCGCCCCGGGCGGGCCGGCGCAATGCCCCCGCTCCCCCCGCTCCCAGCGACTGGACTTCGCCCCTGGCGGGCGGCACCTGTGCGGGCTCGGGTTCAGCCGATTCACCGCGGCTGCGGGCCCAGCTCGAACGCCTGCGCACCGCACCCCTGCGGCTCAGGATCGACCCCAGCAACTACGGCACCCGCTTCAACCGCGATGCCTTCGGCAACCCCCTCGATCCCACCCCCCGGGTGGTGATTCTCCATGAAACGGTCTTCGGCATCGGCTCGGCGATCAACACCTTCCTCACCCCCCATCCCCGCGACGAAGACCAGGTGAGCTACCACGCCGTGATCGGCCTGGATGGCAAGACGGTGCTGCTGCTCGACCCCAGCTCCCGTGCCTTCGGGGCGGGCAACTCCGCCTTCCGAGGCCAGTGGGTGGTGACCAATCCCGACTTCAACGGCTCGGTGAACAACTTCGCCCTGCATGTGAGCCTGGAAACTCCCCTCGATGGCGAGGACACCGGCCCCAGCCACAGCGGCTACACGCCGGCGCAATACGACGCCCTGGCGGTGCTGCTGGCCGACTGGATGGAGCGTTTCCCCATTTCCCCTGACCACATCACCACCCACCAGGCGGTGGATCTGGGCGGCGAGCGGATGGATCCCCGCAGCTTCGACTGGCAGGCCCTGAAGACGAGGCTTTCAGCTCTGCAGGCCTTCTGCGACCGCCCCGCCACCACCACGGCCCTCAACTGA